In Myxococcus stipitatus, the following are encoded in one genomic region:
- a CDS encoding MGMT family protein, which translates to MTQSPRDEHDYFERIYTATEQVPWGKVATYGDIAAMVGDGCDARVVGHALGALGARSATVPWQRIINRTGGISLTGHGQRERLEAEGVTFDERGHVNMDAHHWSGPSEEWARANGFQTLPRAPDKPASAQLRLF; encoded by the coding sequence ATGACGCAGAGCCCCCGCGACGAGCACGACTACTTCGAACGCATCTACACCGCCACCGAGCAGGTCCCCTGGGGCAAGGTGGCCACCTACGGCGACATCGCGGCCATGGTCGGCGACGGCTGTGATGCCCGCGTCGTGGGCCATGCGCTGGGGGCCCTGGGCGCTCGCTCCGCCACCGTGCCCTGGCAGCGCATCATCAACCGCACGGGAGGCATCAGCCTCACGGGGCACGGGCAGCGAGAACGGCTGGAAGCCGAGGGCGTCACCTTCGACGAGCGTGGCCATGTGAACATGGACGCGCACCACTGGAGCGGGCCCAGTGAAGAATGGGCGCGCGCGAATGGATTCCAGACGCTGCCGCGCGCGCCCGACAAACCGGCCTCCGCGCAGCTTCGGCTGTTCTGA
- a CDS encoding FHA domain-containing protein → MLSVQELRALAASLPAEDFERQLGPFALIQRPPSEASSAVLAPTRMADPEDISLGMMTLLFEFEHLRVATLPPLHATDRLRIGRRMDCDLVIDDASVSKLHAELRWSEADHRCTVQDLGSTNGTFLNAGTLGQREATLRDGDILSFGNVQYWYLEAKTLHERLRSGEATGLGSRSG, encoded by the coding sequence GTGCTGTCCGTCCAGGAATTACGCGCGCTCGCCGCGTCTCTGCCCGCCGAGGACTTCGAGCGGCAACTGGGGCCCTTCGCCCTCATCCAGCGTCCCCCCTCGGAAGCCTCCTCCGCGGTGCTCGCTCCCACCCGCATGGCCGACCCCGAGGACATCAGCCTGGGCATGATGACGCTCCTGTTTGAATTCGAACACCTGCGCGTCGCCACCCTCCCACCCCTGCACGCGACGGACCGCCTGCGCATTGGCCGGCGCATGGACTGCGACCTGGTCATCGACGACGCGTCCGTCTCCAAGCTGCACGCGGAGTTGCGCTGGAGCGAAGCCGACCACCGCTGCACCGTGCAGGACCTGGGCTCCACGAACGGCACCTTCCTCAACGCCGGCACGCTGGGCCAGCGCGAGGCCACCCTGCGCGACGGCGACATCCTCAGCTTCGGCAACGTCCAGTACTGGTACCTGGAGGCGAAGACGCTGCATGAGCGGCTGCGCTCGGGCGAGGCCACGGGCCTGGGCTCGCGCAGCGGCTGA
- the greA gene encoding transcription elongation factor GreA: MASGSDNIPMTPSGLRKLKSELKHLQSVERGKISREIEVARAHGDLRENAEYHAAKEKQSHIEGRILDLNDWIARAEVIDPSKLGGDKVIFGATVDLLDTETDKPVSYRIVGELEADLKKRWIAVTSPVARALIGKRVGDVATVQSPGGVRELEVQEIRFEDPEPEAIPGEG, translated from the coding sequence ATGGCTAGCGGGAGCGACAACATCCCGATGACCCCCTCCGGGCTGCGCAAGCTCAAGTCGGAGCTGAAGCACCTGCAGTCCGTCGAGCGCGGGAAGATCTCGCGGGAGATCGAGGTCGCCCGGGCTCACGGGGACCTCCGCGAGAACGCCGAGTACCACGCGGCGAAAGAGAAGCAGTCGCACATCGAAGGGCGCATCCTGGACCTGAACGACTGGATTGCGCGGGCCGAGGTCATCGACCCCAGCAAGCTGGGCGGTGACAAGGTCATCTTCGGGGCGACGGTGGACCTCTTGGACACGGAGACGGACAAGCCCGTCTCGTACCGCATCGTGGGGGAGCTGGAGGCGGACCTGAAGAAGCGCTGGATTGCCGTCACGTCGCCGGTGGCTCGGGCGCTGATCGGCAAGCGCGTGGGGGACGTCGCCACGGTGCAGAGTCCAGGTGGGGTGCGCGAGCTGGAGGTCCAGGAGATTCGCTTCGAGGACCCCGAGCCCGAGGCCATCCCCGGCGAGGGCTGA
- the recG gene encoding ATP-dependent DNA helicase RecG produces the protein MLATVKGLTPVLERALATASGVNAEALRLLRAALPDVDHPVPERRKAALRRVVMGLKLGGVVLPAELEGLGEDSAGLSPAVRETATSRAPDGRGGTPVGVSASAGSSPARGGSAAGGPSASSARPPRSGGQEGLLEPAVRGRARGDSTASDSVAPPPGYVRIPAWRSSEPAPAAPRAKTPASHPPAQPARSEAQSYGAHAGLSRPGAVPPARGGEARSTGRGARQASLDTGAESQAPAKARKEQRKKKKAVAAEASRSEAKLLSIAPRSGPLSSPLKTLGKRLGPRLVSALDKKGLRRMGDILFLLPRCYEDRRRLLTIAELEPGERGVTVGTVKVADFVPGKQGRRMFRAVVGDRSGSIAATYFNAGPWLKSRFTVGKRLVLSGEVRATMSGREMAHPEIEPAEDLESVTSVHFNRIVPVYPGFERGEQRSFRELASRVGEQYAHELEDPIPAELRRRLELMGLPDALRFIHFPPDEADLEALDAHQSPAHRRLAFDELFFLQLGMALKRQGIKAEQGISFDVSPTLLEKARAALPFQLTGAQARVVEELSRDMARAEPMNRLVQGDVGSGKTAVAMVSALVALQNGYQVAVMAPTEILAEQHERNFRKVLGPLGFQVGLVSASGPAKAKRQVRDAVARGDIHLAVGTHALIQQEIAFDRLGLVVIDEQHRFGVLQRHTLMSKGLKPDVLVMTATPIPRTLAMTLYGDLDLSIIDQLPPGRTPINTRVFNDKQRARVYESIAAELAKGHQAYVVYPLVEESEKLDLEDATRGVEKLSGVFPEARVGLLHGRMKAEEKDAVMEDFREKRIHVLVCTTVVEVGVDVPNASVMVVESAERFGLSQLHQLRGRVGRGAAASHCYLVAGSARSWESAERLAVMEQSSDGFVIAEKDLEIRGPGEFLGTRQSGLPELAVANLARDGDLLSMAQVEARRILSRDPEMQSPEHHGLVKALEERWEGRLALARVG, from the coding sequence ATGCTCGCGACCGTGAAGGGGTTGACGCCCGTCCTCGAGCGCGCCCTGGCGACAGCCAGCGGCGTGAACGCCGAGGCTTTGCGTTTGCTGCGCGCGGCGTTGCCTGATGTGGACCACCCGGTCCCCGAGCGTCGCAAGGCCGCACTGCGGCGGGTGGTCATGGGGTTGAAGCTCGGCGGCGTGGTGCTGCCCGCGGAGTTGGAGGGGCTTGGAGAGGACTCGGCGGGACTGTCACCGGCGGTTCGCGAGACCGCGACCTCGCGTGCGCCGGATGGTCGCGGTGGCACACCGGTAGGAGTTTCGGCATCAGCCGGTTCTTCGCCCGCACGAGGTGGCTCGGCAGCGGGAGGTCCCTCCGCGTCTTCCGCGCGGCCCCCTCGCTCAGGGGGGCAGGAGGGACTGTTGGAGCCCGCGGTGCGCGGCCGTGCTCGGGGGGACTCCACGGCGAGCGACTCGGTCGCTCCGCCTCCTGGCTACGTGCGGATTCCGGCGTGGCGGTCCAGCGAGCCCGCACCCGCCGCTCCTCGCGCGAAGACCCCGGCATCACACCCGCCCGCTCAACCCGCCAGGAGCGAAGCTCAATCCTATGGCGCGCACGCGGGCCTGTCTCGGCCCGGTGCTGTTCCTCCCGCGCGAGGAGGAGAGGCCCGCTCGACAGGACGTGGCGCACGTCAGGCCTCGCTCGACACGGGAGCCGAGTCCCAGGCCCCGGCCAAGGCACGCAAGGAGCAGAGAAAGAAGAAGAAGGCCGTCGCCGCGGAGGCCTCGCGCTCCGAAGCGAAGCTCCTGTCCATCGCGCCTCGCTCCGGTCCTTTGTCCTCTCCGTTGAAGACGCTGGGCAAGCGCTTGGGGCCTCGGCTCGTCTCGGCGTTGGACAAGAAGGGCCTGCGCCGCATGGGCGACATCCTCTTCCTCCTCCCGCGCTGCTACGAGGACCGCAGGCGGCTGCTCACCATCGCGGAGCTCGAGCCCGGTGAGCGCGGCGTCACCGTGGGCACGGTGAAGGTCGCGGACTTCGTTCCCGGCAAGCAGGGCCGGCGGATGTTCCGCGCGGTGGTGGGGGACCGCTCGGGCAGCATCGCCGCGACGTACTTCAACGCGGGCCCCTGGTTGAAGAGCCGCTTCACGGTGGGCAAGCGCCTGGTCCTCTCCGGAGAAGTGCGCGCGACGATGAGCGGCCGGGAGATGGCCCACCCTGAAATCGAGCCCGCCGAGGACCTCGAGTCAGTCACCTCGGTCCACTTCAATCGCATCGTCCCCGTGTACCCAGGCTTCGAGCGGGGCGAGCAGCGCTCCTTCCGCGAGCTGGCCTCTCGGGTGGGCGAACAGTACGCACACGAGCTGGAGGATCCGATCCCCGCCGAGCTCCGCAGGCGCCTGGAGCTGATGGGGCTGCCGGACGCGCTGCGCTTCATCCACTTCCCCCCCGACGAGGCGGACCTGGAGGCGCTCGACGCGCACCAGAGTCCCGCCCATCGCCGCCTCGCGTTCGACGAGCTGTTCTTCCTCCAGCTCGGCATGGCGCTCAAGCGACAGGGCATCAAGGCGGAGCAGGGCATCAGCTTCGATGTCTCGCCCACGCTGCTCGAGAAGGCGCGCGCCGCGCTTCCCTTCCAGCTCACGGGCGCCCAGGCGCGAGTGGTGGAGGAGCTCAGCCGGGACATGGCGCGCGCGGAGCCGATGAACCGGCTGGTGCAAGGAGACGTGGGCAGCGGCAAGACGGCGGTGGCCATGGTCTCCGCGCTCGTCGCATTGCAGAACGGCTATCAGGTCGCGGTGATGGCCCCCACGGAGATCCTCGCCGAGCAGCACGAGCGCAACTTCCGCAAGGTCCTGGGCCCGCTCGGCTTCCAGGTGGGGTTGGTGAGCGCGTCGGGACCCGCGAAGGCGAAGCGGCAGGTTCGTGACGCGGTGGCTCGGGGTGACATCCACCTCGCCGTGGGCACCCATGCGCTCATCCAGCAGGAGATTGCATTCGACCGGCTGGGCCTGGTGGTCATCGACGAACAGCACCGCTTCGGAGTGCTCCAGCGTCACACGTTGATGAGCAAGGGCCTCAAGCCGGACGTGCTCGTGATGACGGCCACGCCCATTCCCCGCACGCTGGCGATGACGCTGTACGGCGACCTGGACCTCTCCATCATCGACCAGCTCCCTCCGGGGCGTACGCCCATCAACACGCGCGTGTTCAACGACAAGCAGCGCGCCCGCGTCTACGAGTCCATCGCGGCGGAGCTGGCCAAGGGGCATCAGGCGTACGTGGTGTACCCGTTGGTGGAGGAGTCGGAGAAGCTGGACCTCGAGGACGCGACGCGCGGCGTGGAGAAGCTCAGCGGCGTCTTCCCCGAGGCGCGGGTCGGCTTGCTGCACGGGCGGATGAAGGCGGAGGAGAAGGACGCGGTGATGGAGGACTTCCGCGAGAAGCGGATCCACGTCCTCGTGTGCACCACCGTCGTGGAGGTCGGCGTGGACGTGCCCAACGCGTCGGTGATGGTGGTGGAGTCGGCCGAGCGCTTCGGCCTCTCCCAGCTTCACCAGCTCCGTGGCCGCGTGGGCCGTGGCGCGGCGGCAAGTCACTGCTACCTCGTCGCCGGGAGCGCGCGCTCGTGGGAGTCCGCCGAGCGTCTGGCGGTGATGGAGCAGAGCAGCGACGGCTTCGTCATCGCCGAGAAGGACCTGGAGATTCGAGGGCCTGGAGAGTTCCTGGGGACGCGCCAGAGCGGCCTGCCCGAGCTGGCGGTGGCGAACCTCGCGCGCGATGGGGACCTCCTCTCCATGGCCCAGGTGGAGGCGCGGCGCATCCTCTCGAGGGACCCGGAGATGCAATCCCCCGAGCATCACGGCCTGGTGAAGGCGCTGGAAGAGCGATGGGAAGGCCGCCTCGCGCTCGCGCGGGTGGGCTAG
- a CDS encoding protein-L-isoaspartate(D-aspartate) O-methyltransferase, whose protein sequence is MGDQARADYLSREGIHDERVLEAVARLSRADFVSEDARAEVAADVPLPIGHGQTISQPYVVALMTQALQLQGHERVLEIGTGSGYQTALLALLCREVFTVEIIPELARSARERLRRLGFDNVFFRQGDGAEGWPEQAPFDAIIVTAAPSEVPTALLSQLQRGGRMVVPVGPTWGTQELLRIRRAREPGALPRVESLLPVRFVPLTSGSPPPAP, encoded by the coding sequence ATGGGCGACCAGGCACGTGCTGACTACTTGTCCCGCGAGGGCATTCACGACGAACGGGTGCTGGAAGCCGTTGCCCGGCTGTCGCGCGCGGACTTCGTCTCCGAGGACGCTCGGGCGGAGGTGGCCGCCGATGTGCCGTTGCCCATTGGCCATGGGCAGACCATCAGCCAGCCCTATGTCGTGGCGCTGATGACGCAGGCGCTCCAGCTCCAGGGCCACGAACGGGTGCTGGAGATTGGCACGGGCTCCGGCTACCAGACCGCGCTCCTGGCGCTGCTCTGCCGCGAGGTGTTCACGGTGGAGATCATCCCCGAGCTGGCCCGCTCGGCGCGTGAGCGGCTGAGGCGTCTGGGATTCGACAATGTGTTCTTCCGGCAGGGGGATGGGGCGGAGGGCTGGCCCGAGCAGGCCCCCTTTGACGCCATCATCGTCACCGCGGCGCCCAGCGAGGTGCCCACCGCGTTGCTCTCCCAACTGCAGCGGGGCGGCCGGATGGTGGTTCCCGTGGGCCCCACCTGGGGGACGCAGGAGCTGCTGCGCATCCGCCGGGCCCGGGAACCGGGGGCGCTCCCCAGGGTGGAGTCCTTGCTCCCCGTGCGCTTCGTCCCCTTGACGAGTGGGTCCCCGCCGCCCGCCCCCTGA
- the thrC gene encoding threonine synthase, with protein MSAQGPAFRAEYACSEGCDFRAPLLEVVYRCPRCEGLLEVRHDVAALRSVPAQEWRRRFESRFGSARLPDGSGVWGKREWAYPQLPVEDIVSLGEGRVPLKPLPRMRAELGLAALDLKECGVSPTGSFKDWGMTVLVSAVKHMRAKGVPLRAVACASTGDTSAALSAYCAAAGIPAVVFLPRDKVSLAQLVQPIANGARVLSLDTDFDGCMRLVQAVTADTGLYLANSMNSLRIEGQKMVAVELCQDLGWEPPDWVVIPGGNLGNASALGKGFELMLELGLITRRPRIAVAQAQRANPLARAFRGGFQELAPMQAQSTLASAIQIGNPVSFRRAVRILKAFDGVVEEATESELANAAARADREGTFTCPQTGVALAALEKLVAQGVIAKGSRVAVVSTAHGLKFADFKVGYHRGTLADVTSRLANPPVSLPANLDAVKKALEDLG; from the coding sequence ATGAGCGCCCAGGGCCCCGCGTTCCGGGCGGAGTATGCGTGCAGCGAGGGCTGTGACTTCCGCGCGCCGCTGCTGGAGGTCGTCTATCGCTGCCCTCGTTGCGAGGGGCTGCTGGAGGTGCGTCACGACGTGGCGGCCCTGCGCTCCGTGCCCGCGCAAGAGTGGCGCCGGCGCTTCGAGTCGCGCTTCGGGTCGGCGAGGCTGCCCGATGGCTCGGGTGTCTGGGGCAAGCGCGAGTGGGCCTATCCCCAGCTCCCCGTGGAGGACATCGTCTCGCTGGGGGAGGGCCGTGTGCCATTGAAGCCGCTGCCGCGCATGAGGGCGGAGCTGGGGCTGGCCGCGCTCGACTTGAAGGAGTGCGGTGTCTCCCCCACGGGCAGCTTCAAGGACTGGGGCATGACGGTCCTTGTCTCCGCCGTGAAGCACATGCGCGCGAAGGGTGTGCCGCTGCGGGCCGTGGCGTGCGCGTCCACCGGAGACACCTCCGCGGCGCTGTCCGCCTACTGCGCGGCGGCGGGCATCCCCGCGGTCGTCTTCCTGCCTCGAGACAAGGTCTCCCTCGCGCAGCTCGTGCAGCCCATCGCGAATGGCGCGCGCGTGCTGTCGCTGGATACGGACTTCGACGGCTGCATGCGGCTGGTGCAGGCGGTGACGGCGGACACGGGCCTGTACCTGGCCAACTCGATGAACTCGCTGCGCATCGAGGGGCAGAAGATGGTCGCCGTGGAGCTGTGCCAGGACCTGGGCTGGGAGCCGCCAGACTGGGTGGTGATTCCCGGCGGCAACCTGGGCAACGCGAGCGCGTTGGGCAAGGGCTTCGAGCTGATGTTGGAGCTGGGCCTCATCACCCGCAGGCCGCGCATCGCCGTGGCCCAGGCTCAGCGCGCCAATCCCCTGGCCCGAGCCTTCCGGGGCGGCTTCCAGGAGCTCGCGCCCATGCAGGCGCAGAGCACGTTGGCGTCCGCCATCCAGATTGGCAACCCCGTGTCCTTCCGGCGCGCGGTGCGAATCCTCAAGGCGTTCGACGGCGTGGTGGAGGAGGCCACGGAGTCCGAACTGGCGAACGCCGCCGCTCGCGCGGACCGCGAGGGGACCTTCACGTGCCCGCAGACGGGGGTGGCCCTGGCGGCGCTGGAGAAGCTCGTGGCCCAGGGAGTCATCGCGAAGGGCTCGCGCGTGGCGGTGGTCTCCACCGCGCACGGGCTGAAGTTCGCGGACTTCAAGGTGGGCTATCACCGGGGGACGCTGGCGGATGTGACCAGTCGCCTGGCGAACCCGCCCGTCTCGCTCCCGGCGAACCTGGACGCGGTGAAGAAGGCCCTGGAGGACCTGGGCTGA
- the ribB gene encoding 3,4-dihydroxy-2-butanone-4-phosphate synthase, translating into MQTRERTEATPRHDTQLSSIEDAIRDIRDGKFVIVADDEDRENEGDLIMAAEKVTPEHLAFMVRHTSGIVCMPMLADRLDALRLPQMVADNNESHRTAFTVSVDYRHGTTTGVSAADRAKTILALANPDSQAGDFLRPGHIFPLRYREGGVLRRAGHTEATVDLSRLAGLGPSGILCELVKDDGTMMRMPDLQVFAREHKLSVITIADLIEYRRRKDRLVRRESGQHTVTTRYGEFTALTYSWLPDGAKSLVLVKGDPAARPSTLVRLHAACTLGDVFGSPACNCNVLLDQSLARIAREGHGVLVYLPGMHGDDFGIQHKRNTDGSASLGAGPRESRDLGMGCQILNDLGVRSLQVMTNTDITYRGLAGFGLTIDKRIPLMAD; encoded by the coding sequence ATGCAGACCCGCGAGCGGACAGAAGCCACCCCACGCCACGACACCCAGCTGTCCTCCATCGAGGACGCCATTCGCGACATCCGTGACGGCAAGTTCGTCATCGTCGCGGACGACGAGGACCGGGAGAACGAGGGCGACCTCATCATGGCGGCGGAGAAGGTGACGCCGGAGCACTTGGCGTTCATGGTGCGCCACACCAGCGGCATCGTCTGCATGCCCATGCTGGCGGACCGGCTGGACGCCCTGCGGCTGCCGCAGATGGTGGCGGACAACAACGAGTCCCACCGCACCGCCTTCACCGTCTCCGTCGATTACCGGCACGGGACGACCACGGGCGTGTCCGCGGCGGACCGCGCGAAGACCATCCTCGCGCTGGCGAACCCGGACAGCCAGGCGGGCGACTTCCTGCGCCCTGGCCACATCTTCCCCCTGCGCTACCGCGAGGGCGGCGTGCTGCGCCGTGCGGGCCACACCGAGGCCACCGTGGACCTGTCCCGGCTCGCGGGCCTGGGCCCCTCCGGCATCCTGTGTGAGCTGGTGAAGGACGACGGCACGATGATGCGCATGCCCGACCTCCAGGTGTTCGCCCGGGAGCACAAGCTGTCGGTCATCACCATCGCGGACCTCATCGAGTACCGCCGCCGCAAGGACCGCCTGGTGCGCCGCGAGTCCGGCCAGCACACCGTCACCACCCGCTACGGCGAGTTCACCGCGCTCACCTACTCGTGGCTGCCCGACGGCGCCAAGTCGCTGGTGCTGGTGAAGGGTGACCCCGCCGCCCGCCCCAGCACGCTGGTCCGCCTGCACGCCGCCTGTACCCTGGGCGATGTCTTCGGCTCGCCTGCGTGCAACTGCAACGTGCTCCTGGACCAGTCGCTGGCCCGCATCGCCCGCGAGGGCCATGGCGTCCTCGTGTACCTGCCCGGCATGCACGGAGACGACTTCGGCATCCAGCACAAGCGCAACACGGACGGCAGCGCCTCCCTGGGCGCCGGCCCGCGCGAGTCTCGAGACCTGGGCATGGGCTGCCAGATTCTCAATGACCTGGGCGTACGCTCGCTCCAGGTGATGACGAACACGGACATCACCTACCGGGGGCTCGCGGGCTTCGGGCTCACCATCGACAAGCGCATCCCGCTCATGGCGGACTGA
- the tmk gene encoding dTMP kinase: MSAARTSARKGRFIVLEGLDGAGTTTQVERLASALRAEGHAVVTTREPSDGPVGTLIRQALTGRLGLPHGAGPLTSETLALLFAADRTDHLAARVLPALAEGKLVLCDRYVLSSLAYQGASLPMAWVEAINGHAVSPDLTLFVGVAPEVAAKRRAVRGGAEELFEADEAQRRIAKQYLAAIRRRAKKERIVHIDGEQGIEAVTAASLVEIRKLLGRKR, translated from the coding sequence GTGAGCGCCGCCCGAACGTCCGCCCGGAAGGGGCGGTTCATCGTCCTGGAGGGACTCGACGGCGCCGGCACCACCACGCAGGTGGAGCGGCTGGCCTCGGCCCTTCGCGCGGAAGGGCACGCGGTGGTCACCACCCGCGAGCCTTCCGATGGCCCTGTCGGAACACTGATTCGCCAGGCCCTCACGGGCCGGTTGGGGCTGCCTCACGGGGCGGGCCCGCTGACGTCGGAGACGCTGGCGCTCCTGTTCGCGGCGGACCGCACGGACCACCTCGCCGCGCGGGTGCTGCCGGCGTTGGCGGAGGGCAAGCTAGTCCTCTGCGACCGGTACGTCCTGTCCTCCTTGGCCTATCAAGGGGCGTCGTTGCCCATGGCCTGGGTGGAGGCCATCAACGGCCACGCGGTGTCCCCGGACCTGACGCTGTTCGTGGGCGTGGCACCCGAGGTCGCGGCGAAGCGGCGCGCGGTGCGGGGCGGCGCGGAGGAGCTGTTCGAGGCGGATGAGGCGCAGCGGCGAATCGCGAAGCAGTACCTGGCCGCCATCCGCCGCCGAGCGAAGAAGGAGCGCATCGTCCACATCGATGGCGAGCAGGGCATCGAAGCGGTGACGGCGGCTTCGCTGGTGGAGATTCGCAAGCTCCTGGGCCGCAAGCGCTGA
- a CDS encoding competence/damage-inducible protein A → MERTGAAAIIIGNEVLTAKVQDQNGPHLIKRLREVGIALRSVETILDDVDAIVDAMCRARQKARYVFTSGGIGPTHDDVTVRAVALALGKSVVRLPEMVSLIEARAPGGKVTAEGMRLADAPEGAVLLPQAGTWFPVLTVGDVFLLPGVPQLFRMQLETVLARLTGTPVVLNSLFLRLGESEIAAVLDAVALSMPHVAIGSYPEFDPAKDYRVKVTVECGERGPVEEAVARIIGGLPEGAVLRRE, encoded by the coding sequence ATGGAGCGCACGGGTGCGGCGGCAATCATCATCGGCAACGAGGTCCTGACCGCGAAGGTCCAGGACCAGAACGGTCCACACCTCATCAAGCGGCTGCGCGAAGTGGGCATCGCCCTGCGCTCGGTGGAGACCATCCTGGATGACGTGGACGCCATCGTGGATGCGATGTGCCGGGCCCGTCAGAAGGCCCGCTACGTCTTCACCAGCGGCGGCATCGGGCCCACCCACGACGACGTCACGGTGCGCGCGGTGGCGCTGGCCCTGGGCAAGTCCGTGGTGCGGCTGCCGGAGATGGTATCGCTCATCGAGGCCCGTGCCCCAGGTGGCAAGGTGACGGCGGAGGGCATGCGCCTGGCGGATGCTCCCGAGGGTGCGGTGTTGTTGCCGCAAGCGGGGACGTGGTTCCCCGTCCTGACCGTGGGGGACGTGTTCCTGCTGCCCGGAGTGCCCCAGCTCTTCCGGATGCAGTTGGAGACCGTTCTCGCGAGGCTGACCGGCACGCCCGTGGTGCTCAACAGCCTGTTCCTGCGGCTGGGCGAGAGTGAAATCGCCGCCGTGCTGGACGCCGTGGCCCTGAGCATGCCGCACGTGGCCATCGGCTCGTATCCGGAGTTCGACCCCGCCAAGGACTACCGGGTGAAGGTCACCGTCGAGTGCGGCGAGCGTGGCCCCGTGGAGGAGGCCGTCGCCCGAATCATCGGGGGGCTTCCCGAGGGCGCGGTGCTGCGGCGGGAGTAG